A region from the Cannabis sativa cultivar Pink pepper isolate KNU-18-1 chromosome 9, ASM2916894v1, whole genome shotgun sequence genome encodes:
- the LOC115722730 gene encoding probable GTP diphosphokinase CRSH, chloroplastic gives MELCSIRLGVETLHHLLQPNSNSKPNPKPIFITTCHVHQTRHLSISATSAGAGAGTALEKAGDGGKRVVELVGAFNQLTHRMGSTTSSSILFKALKLSIPLLHALPLAPDGRSPLSKALSVALLLADLHMDAEVISASILRHLVQSGTISITHVRNRIGTGTAHLLHESLRVNNLPSTFKDIDALDEGDASAIRKFCLTYYDIRALILELALKLDTMRNLDYLPRYHQQLISLQVMKIHAPLAHAVGTHLVSLELEDLCFRYLFPYSYLYVDTWLRTHNEAHEMGKSQSLIDVFKDQLLVALKADSLLAGMVTDITVKGRYKSRYSTMKKLLNDGRKPEEVNDVLGLRVVLEPRRFESDDSDVFEEIGVRACYRTREVVQSLWKEMAHRTKDYIANPKPNGYRSLHMAVDVSEEGRSRPIMEIQIRTSDMDVFAAGGTASHSLYKAGLTDPEEAKRLKAIMVAAAELAALRLKGLPSTNHKGIENDQQNRVFRLLDKNGDGRISIEELMEVMEELGAPGDDAREMMKLLDSNSDGSLSSDEFDLFQQQVEFMRNLEDRDGQYKLMLNEKLQTSVNSSSDAIQECNGS, from the exons ATGGAGCTGTGTTCGATTCGATTGGGAGTAGAGACTTTGCATCATCTTCTTcaaccaaactcaaactcaaagcCAAACCCAAAACCCATCTTCATTACAACTTGCCACGTCCACCAAACTCGCCACCTCAGCATTTCAGCCACCAGCGCCGGCGCCGGCGCCGGCACAGCATTAGAGAAAGCCGGAGACGGAGGCAAGAGAGTGGTGGAGCTAGTCGGAGCTTTTAACCAACTGACACACAGAATGGGTTCAACAACTTCATCTTCAATTCTGTTCAAAGCCCTTAAACTGTCAATCCCTCTTCTCCACGCGCTTCCACTCGCCCCAGACGGCCGTTCACCTCTCTCCAAGGCTTTATCGGTAGCTTTACTCCTGGCCGATCTTCACATGGACGCAGAAGTAATCTCCGCCTCAATCCTCCGGCATTTGGTTCAGTCCGGTACTATTTCGATTACCCATGTTAGGAATCGGATTGGTACTGGCACAGCTCATCTTCTCCACGAGAGTCTCAGAGTGAATAATCTTCCTTCGACTTTCAAAGACATTGATGCTTTAGACGAAGGAGACGCTTCGGCAATTAGAAAATTTTGCCTAACTTATTACGACATTAGAGCTCTGATTCTTGAGCTCGCTCTCAAGCTTGATACAATGAGAAATCTCGATTACCTTCCTCGTTATCACCAGCAATTGATTTCTCTCCAG GTAATGAAGATTCACGCCCCATTGGCTCACGCCGTAGGGACCCATCTCGTTTCTCTCGAGCTTGAGGATCTTTGCTTTCGGTATCTTTTCCCTTATTCCTATTTGTATGTGGATACTTGGTTGAGAACCCATAATGAGGCTCATGAGATGGGAAAGTCTCAATCTTTGATTGATGTATTTAAGGACCAGTTGTTGGTGGCTTTGAAAGCTGATTCTTTGTTGGCTGGAATGGTTACTGATATTACCGTTAAGGGTAGGTACAAAAGTAGGTATAGTACTATGAAGAAGCTCTTGAATGATGGGAGAAAGCCAGAGGAGGTGAATGATGTTCTTGGGTTGAGAGTTGTATTAGAGCCAAGAAGGTTTGAGAGTGATGATAGTGATGTGTTTGAAGAAATTGGTGTGAGAGCTTGTTATAGGACCCGCGAAGTTGTGCAGTCTTTGTGGAAAGAAATGGCACATAGAACGAAAGATTACATTGCTAATCCGAAACCGAATGGGTATAGGAGTTTACATATGGCTGTTGATGTGAGTGAAGAAGGTAGGAGTAGACCTATTATGGAGATTCAGATTAGAACTTCTGATATGGATGTTTTTGCTGCTGGTGGAACAGCTTCACATTCCTTGTATAAGGCTGGTCTCACTGACCCAGAAGAG GCAAAGCGGCTCAAGGCCATAATGGTGGCTGCGGCTGAACTAGCAGCATTGCGTCTTAAGGGTCTTCCATCTACAAATCATAAAGGTATTGAAAACGACCAACAAAATAGGGTGTTTCGCCTTCTGGACAAGAATGGAGATGGCAGGATCAGCATTGAGGAACTTATGGAAGTTATGGAAGAGCTTGGTGCTCCTGGGGATGATGCCCGGGAGATGATGAAGCTCCTTGATTCCAATAGTGATGGATCTTTGAGCTCTGATGAATTTGACTTGTTTCAGCAACAG GTTGAATTTATGCGTAATTTGGAAGACAGAGATGGTCAGTACAAGCTGATGCTGAATGAGAAGCTTCAAACGTCGGTAAACAGCAGCAGCGACGCCATTCAGGAATGTAATGGAAGCTAG